The genome window CGGCGAGGTCGGTGGAGAGGTCCTCGTCCAGGTAGACGAGGACCTCGGCGGGCGAGGAGCCCCACACCGCCTTGAGGGCGCGCCCGCGCCCCTTCAGCGGGAGGTGCACGGCGACGACCCCGGTCAGCTCTCCGGCGAGCGCGTCCGCGAGGGCGGGCGTGTCGTCGGTGCTGGCGTTGTCGGCGATCGTGATCCGCCAGCTCGCCTGCACCGTGTCGGTCAGGTAGGCGTGCAGCCGGCGGAGGGACGTGTCGAGCGTCGCCTGCTCGTTGTACACGGGCACGACGATGTCGAGCGAGAGGGTCGTTGGCTGGGACATGGCAGCAACCCTGCCGCCGTGACCTACCCGTGACCTTTCGTGCGGTTATGCCCGGTCGATGGGTGTCCTCACGGGTTCCTATGCGGCTCCGATGAGCGGGCCGGGTTGGATGACCGCGCGGGAATGCCATCGGCGGGCGTACCGTTCCAATCAGTGCGGCCGTCCACACCGGCCCCCACAACTTCCCTCGAACAGCAGGAGACCCTCATGGCAACCGTCGAGCTCACCGCTCAGAACATCGAGTCCCAGATCACGGAGAACGACATCGTCTTCGTCGACTTCTGGGCGGAATGGTGCGGCCCGTGCCGCATGTTCGGCCCCATCTTCGAGAAGGCGTCGCAGGAGCACACCGACGTCGTGTTCGGCAAGGTGGACACCGAGGCCGAGCAGGCGCTCGCCGCCTCCGCCGGCATCACCTCCATCCCGACCCTGATGGCGTTCCGCGACGGCATCCTGGTCTTCTCGCAGCCGGGCGCGCTCCCGGCGCCGACGTTCGAGGACCTCATCGG of Leifsonia shinshuensis contains these proteins:
- the trxA gene encoding thioredoxin; translated protein: MATVELTAQNIESQITENDIVFVDFWAEWCGPCRMFGPIFEKASQEHTDVVFGKVDTEAEQALAASAGITSIPTLMAFRDGILVFSQPGALPAPTFEDLIGQVKSLDMDAVRASIAEAKAGEPAPEA